Proteins from one Brevibacillus humidisoli genomic window:
- a CDS encoding DeoR/GlpR family DNA-binding transcription regulator — protein MSVIYGEERKAQILEYVNRHSRASVQELTSSFGVSESTIRRDLQELEDAKLLRRTHGGAVSLQSVTFEPTFGEKEEAYRKEKEAIARKAVSFIEEGDTILLDSGTTTFFIVKELKAFTRLTVVTNSVMFAQELQNQPGIELLLAGGSLRKETLALVGPLTEQALQMVRVDKAFIATNGLDLEEGLTTPNLVEAATKKQMIKIAKEVILVTDHSKLGKVAFAKVAELADIDRCIIDNNAPLSTIRELERSGIDVHVVQPEEE, from the coding sequence ATGAGCGTGATTTATGGAGAAGAGCGAAAGGCCCAAATCCTTGAGTACGTGAACCGGCATTCACGTGCTTCCGTTCAGGAACTGACCAGTTCCTTTGGAGTCTCGGAGTCGACCATCCGCCGCGACTTGCAGGAGTTGGAAGACGCAAAACTGCTGCGCAGGACGCATGGCGGAGCGGTATCGTTGCAAAGTGTCACATTTGAGCCGACTTTTGGTGAAAAGGAAGAAGCCTATCGCAAGGAAAAAGAGGCAATTGCCCGTAAAGCGGTTTCTTTTATAGAAGAAGGAGATACCATCCTCTTGGACTCGGGGACGACTACCTTTTTCATCGTGAAAGAACTGAAAGCGTTCACACGTTTAACCGTTGTGACCAATTCTGTGATGTTTGCCCAGGAACTGCAGAACCAACCGGGCATCGAATTGCTGCTGGCAGGTGGATCGCTGCGAAAAGAGACGCTGGCACTAGTCGGTCCTCTCACCGAACAAGCCTTGCAGATGGTTCGCGTCGACAAGGCATTTATCGCTACCAACGGGTTGGATCTGGAGGAAGGGTTGACAACCCCCAATCTCGTGGAGGCCGCAACTAAAAAACAAATGATAAAAATAGCCAAGGAGGTCATTCTAGTAACAGATCACAGCAAACTAGGGAAGGTCGCGTTTGCAAAAGTGGCTGAACTCGCCGATATCGATAGGTGCATCATCGACAATAACGCACCGCTCAGTACGATCAGGGAGCTGGAGCGTTCCGGGATCGATGTGCATGTTGTACAACCAGAGGAGGAGTAG
- a CDS encoding 5'-3' exonuclease translates to MNRDTFLLIDGMSLLFRAFYASSWTGSVRQTSTGLYTNAVYGFTRMMLQYADMVQPSHLAVAWDVASRESLVRSQWFPGYKANRVDPPAELLPQFDLVKELTAAFDVPNVGVPGYEGDDVLGTLGERFAQEGHSITIVSGDYDTLQLVSDRISVKILKNGGKHEHFTPFSLHEMRGITPEQVVDVKALQGDPSDCIPGCPGIGEKTAIKLIQEYGNLDVLYEQIDAVPPRWRSKLEEHRELIYTSRRLATIFRDAPVELDSAQAVWSYERERVLEKFAELEFGKTALSWVG, encoded by the coding sequence ATGAATCGTGATACGTTTTTGTTAATCGACGGGATGAGTCTATTGTTTCGTGCTTTTTACGCCTCTTCCTGGACAGGCTCCGTACGTCAAACCTCAACTGGCCTCTACACCAACGCCGTTTATGGTTTTACCCGAATGATGCTGCAGTACGCTGACATGGTGCAGCCATCACATCTAGCCGTAGCTTGGGACGTAGCCTCAAGGGAGTCGCTTGTGCGCAGTCAATGGTTTCCCGGATACAAGGCAAACCGCGTTGATCCGCCTGCTGAACTATTGCCCCAGTTTGACCTGGTCAAAGAACTGACCGCTGCCTTTGATGTTCCCAACGTCGGTGTACCTGGTTATGAGGGAGACGACGTGCTGGGCACACTTGGCGAGCGTTTTGCACAGGAAGGGCATTCCATCACGATAGTCAGCGGTGACTACGACACCCTGCAGTTGGTAAGTGACCGGATCAGTGTAAAGATCCTGAAAAACGGAGGTAAGCACGAACATTTCACTCCCTTCAGTTTGCACGAAATGAGAGGAATTACTCCGGAACAGGTTGTCGATGTAAAGGCACTGCAGGGAGATCCTTCCGACTGCATCCCTGGATGTCCGGGGATTGGTGAAAAAACCGCTATCAAACTGATTCAAGAATACGGGAATCTGGATGTCCTGTATGAACAGATTGATGCGGTCCCACCTCGCTGGCGCAGCAAACTGGAGGAGCATCGCGAACTCATATACACCAGCCGTCGACTAGCAACCATTTTCCGGGACGCTCCGGTGGAACTGGACAGTGCGCAGGCCGTCTGGTCCTATGAGCGAGAACGTGTGTTGGAGAAGTTTGCTGAATTGGAGTTCGGTAAAACAGCCCTATCCTGGGTTGGATAA
- a CDS encoding PTS fructose transporter subunit IIC, with protein MKKLLAVTACPTGIAHTYMAAEALQNAAKEKQVEIKVETRGAVGVENGLTDDEIREAHAIIIAAATDVDEARFKGKPVIKASPGDAIKNADQLIEEALAQQATADAFVDQVKQTKSERSAKRTGPYQHLMNGVSFMIPLVVAGGLIIALSFAFGIEAFQEEGTLAAALMQIGGSSAFALMIPILAGYISYSIADKPGLAPGLVGGMLASSTNAGFLGGIIAGFLAGYIARFLRDAIRLPRNLEGLKPVLIIPFLATLIVGLLMIYVVGTPVSALMNGLTAWLTGLSGTNAVLLGLLLGGMMAVDMGGPLNKAAYTFATGLLASDVFAPMAAVMAAGMTPPLGLWLATLMAPKKYTLEEREAGKAAGVLGISFITEGAIPFAAADPLRVIPSLVIGSAVTGALSMVFGAALRAPHGGIFVLAIPHAVTNVLLYALSIVVGTVITAILVNLFKKRQEAADA; from the coding sequence ATGAAAAAGTTGCTGGCGGTGACCGCATGTCCAACAGGGATTGCTCACACCTATATGGCTGCGGAAGCCCTGCAGAATGCAGCAAAAGAAAAACAAGTGGAGATCAAGGTAGAAACACGGGGTGCAGTTGGTGTGGAAAACGGCTTGACGGATGATGAAATCCGTGAGGCGCACGCGATTATTATCGCCGCTGCCACAGACGTGGATGAAGCGAGATTTAAAGGGAAACCTGTGATTAAAGCCTCACCTGGGGACGCGATCAAAAACGCGGATCAGTTGATCGAAGAAGCGCTGGCCCAACAAGCGACGGCTGACGCATTCGTCGATCAAGTGAAACAAACAAAGTCAGAGCGCAGCGCAAAGCGAACAGGACCATATCAGCACCTGATGAACGGGGTATCGTTTATGATCCCGCTCGTCGTCGCAGGCGGTTTGATCATTGCTCTTTCCTTTGCTTTCGGAATTGAAGCGTTTCAAGAAGAAGGAACACTGGCTGCAGCCCTCATGCAAATCGGTGGCTCATCTGCTTTTGCCCTGATGATACCCATTTTGGCTGGCTATATCTCGTATTCCATAGCGGACAAACCTGGATTGGCTCCTGGCCTGGTGGGAGGGATGCTTGCGTCCAGTACGAATGCTGGCTTTCTAGGAGGAATCATCGCAGGTTTTCTCGCCGGATACATCGCCCGGTTCCTACGGGATGCGATTCGGTTGCCGCGTAATCTGGAAGGATTGAAACCGGTACTCATCATTCCATTTCTGGCAACCCTAATCGTTGGTCTGTTGATGATCTACGTGGTGGGTACTCCAGTCAGCGCCTTGATGAACGGCTTGACTGCATGGCTGACCGGCTTGAGTGGCACGAATGCAGTGTTGCTGGGGCTTTTGCTGGGTGGCATGATGGCGGTCGACATGGGTGGACCGCTGAATAAAGCGGCCTACACATTTGCGACAGGACTGTTGGCCAGCGATGTTTTTGCTCCGATGGCGGCGGTAATGGCCGCCGGGATGACCCCGCCGCTGGGATTGTGGTTGGCCACGCTGATGGCGCCTAAAAAATATACGTTGGAAGAAAGAGAAGCTGGCAAGGCTGCCGGTGTACTGGGCATCTCGTTTATCACAGAAGGAGCGATCCCCTTTGCTGCGGCTGATCCGCTGCGGGTGATTCCTTCCCTGGTGATCGGTTCTGCTGTCACCGGTGCTTTATCGATGGTGTTCGGTGCTGCCCTGCGAGCGCCGCATGGCGGAATCTTCGTTCTGGCCATCCCGCATGCCGTCACCAATGTACTGCTATATGCCCTGTCGATTGTGGTAGGGACGGTCATCACAGCGATTCTGGTCAATCTATTTAAGAAACGACAAGAAGCAGCAGATGCGTAA
- a CDS encoding AAA family ATPase, which produces MNANPTTLQGNIERAIQLLEQRFLERGELIRLLFLGIMGGENALLIGPPGTAKSQLARALSQMFGTEHWFEYLLTRFTTPDEIFGPVSLTQLKQDQYVRKTEGYLPTAEFAFLDEIFKANSAILNSLLSILNERVFFNGREKEAVPLFFLIAASNELPDENEQLAALYDRFLIRYQVTYLKHASSYESMFQLPTEPLPVLFSPEDLKHVQQRTVQVTIPEALIYLLYRLKQDMEEKEYDLSDRRWRKIGSIWKTSAVLNGRETVSIWDTVYTPHMLWDDPEDGAILHELFDRHFTEALKAEVRNELPLDRYEQVTQRWIEQESELHAFQFKKEVGAKLGQEATERYRSMLEQCRAEVEEAARALRTQLQQWQQAEQDITGYILGKNFLIHNLQKYAVKYSHLRIEGERLLQMLQGIYRTIFDREIPGVEYDYTL; this is translated from the coding sequence ATGAATGCCAATCCTACGACGCTGCAGGGAAACATTGAGAGAGCTATCCAATTGTTGGAACAACGCTTTTTGGAGCGTGGCGAATTGATCCGCTTGCTTTTTCTGGGGATCATGGGCGGAGAAAACGCCCTTCTGATCGGACCGCCTGGAACAGCCAAATCACAGTTGGCTCGCGCCTTGTCCCAAATGTTTGGTACGGAACATTGGTTCGAGTACCTGTTGACCCGATTTACGACACCTGATGAGATCTTCGGTCCCGTGTCGTTGACACAGTTGAAGCAGGATCAGTATGTGCGAAAAACGGAAGGGTACTTGCCCACGGCCGAATTCGCCTTTCTGGACGAGATTTTTAAAGCAAACAGTGCGATTTTAAACTCGCTGTTGTCTATTCTCAACGAGCGTGTTTTCTTTAACGGACGAGAAAAAGAAGCGGTGCCGCTGTTCTTTCTGATCGCTGCTTCCAATGAATTGCCGGATGAGAATGAGCAGTTGGCGGCGTTATACGACCGCTTTCTGATTCGCTACCAAGTGACCTACTTGAAGCACGCTTCCAGTTATGAGTCGATGTTTCAGTTGCCGACAGAACCGCTCCCTGTGCTGTTCTCACCTGAAGACTTGAAACATGTTCAGCAACGGACAGTACAGGTGACCATTCCTGAAGCATTGATCTATCTGCTGTATCGTCTGAAGCAAGACATGGAGGAAAAAGAATACGATCTCTCCGATAGGCGCTGGCGCAAGATCGGTTCGATCTGGAAGACGTCCGCTGTATTAAATGGGCGCGAAACCGTCTCGATCTGGGATACGGTATATACGCCCCACATGTTGTGGGACGATCCGGAAGACGGGGCGATCCTGCACGAGCTGTTTGACCGCCACTTCACGGAAGCATTAAAAGCTGAGGTGAGGAACGAATTGCCGCTTGACCGATATGAGCAGGTGACCCAGCGCTGGATCGAGCAGGAAAGTGAACTGCACGCCTTTCAGTTTAAAAAGGAAGTTGGCGCCAAACTTGGCCAAGAGGCGACGGAGCGGTACCGAAGTATGCTGGAGCAGTGTCGCGCTGAAGTAGAGGAAGCAGCGCGCGCCCTTCGTACCCAGCTGCAGCAATGGCAGCAAGCGGAGCAAGATATCACTGGCTATATCCTGGGCAAAAACTTTCTGATCCACAACCTGCAGAAGTATGCCGTCAAATACAGTCACCTGCGAATCGAAGGGGAACGATTGCTGCAGATGCTGCAGGGCATTTACCGTACCATCTTCGATCGGGAGATTCCCGGTGTGGAGTACGACTACACGCTGTAA
- the pfkB gene encoding 1-phosphofructokinase, which translates to MVSSIVTITLNPALDKTVTVEHFQQGGLNRVKDARIDPGGKGINVARVLRQFNTPVTATGFIAGLPGRQLLDQITEQGIVADFCTLPGEMRINMKVYDEAAKVTTEINEPGFQVTSADLQRIKEKLFTLLADAEVLVIGGSLPQGAPESLYREYIDMANEQGVKTILDADGAAFLEGIKAQPDVVKPNQYELEQAVGKQLHSLHDTVLAARDLLERSGVKLVVVSMGGNGAIAITQAEGYYAKPFPITPQSTVGAGDSMVAALAYSLQAGWTVSETIRWATAAGTVTAAKSGTQVCTLAEVQQSLNRVEIKNLKEGILT; encoded by the coding sequence ATGGTTTCGTCGATCGTGACGATCACTCTCAATCCTGCATTGGATAAGACGGTGACAGTGGAGCACTTTCAACAAGGCGGATTGAACCGGGTTAAGGACGCCCGCATCGATCCGGGCGGAAAAGGGATTAATGTGGCACGAGTACTGAGGCAATTCAACACCCCAGTTACGGCAACTGGCTTCATCGCCGGGTTGCCGGGACGACAGCTGCTCGATCAAATCACGGAGCAGGGGATTGTGGCAGACTTCTGCACGCTGCCAGGCGAAATGCGGATCAACATGAAAGTGTACGACGAGGCTGCCAAAGTAACGACCGAAATCAATGAGCCAGGTTTTCAGGTAACTTCAGCAGATCTGCAACGGATCAAAGAAAAACTGTTCACTCTGCTGGCTGATGCGGAGGTTCTGGTGATCGGCGGAAGTTTGCCGCAAGGTGCTCCTGAATCGTTATATCGAGAGTATATCGATATGGCAAACGAGCAGGGAGTCAAAACGATTCTGGATGCGGACGGCGCAGCTTTCCTCGAAGGAATCAAGGCCCAACCAGATGTCGTCAAACCCAACCAGTACGAATTGGAGCAAGCAGTCGGCAAGCAGCTGCACTCGTTGCATGACACTGTTTTGGCCGCACGAGACTTGCTGGAACGAAGTGGTGTCAAACTGGTCGTGGTGTCGATGGGTGGCAACGGCGCGATAGCTATCACGCAAGCGGAGGGGTATTATGCTAAACCGTTTCCGATTACCCCCCAGTCGACAGTTGGTGCGGGTGACTCCATGGTTGCAGCATTGGCATATTCGTTGCAGGCAGGTTGGACTGTAAGCGAAACCATTCGATGGGCTACAGCGGCAGGCACCGTAACGGCGGCTAAATCCGGCACTCAAGTGTGCACATTGGCAGAGGTACAGCAGAGTCTGAATCGAGTAGAAATCAAAAATCTAAAGGAGGGGATTCTGACATGA
- a CDS encoding alpha/beta-type small acid-soluble spore protein, with the protein MANNGGGNNNQLLVPQANQALDQLKYEIAQEFGVQLGADTTSRQNGSVGGEITKRLVSFAEQQLARQ; encoded by the coding sequence ATGGCTAACAACGGAGGCGGCAACAACAACCAACTGTTAGTTCCTCAGGCTAACCAAGCTCTTGACCAACTGAAGTATGAGATCGCCCAAGAGTTCGGTGTTCAGCTTGGCGCTGACACGACTTCGCGTCAGAACGGTTCGGTGGGTGGAGAGATTACCAAGCGTCTGGTGAGCTTCGCCGAACAACAACTGGCCCGCCAGTAA
- a CDS encoding UDP-N-acetylmuramoyl-tripeptide--D-alanyl-D-alanine ligase, translated as MPGILGNKRPIIAVTGSAGKTTTKEMVAAILSARNKIFKSVRNKNTWVNTRAYKKQINASHRAVVLEYGMLRAGQIKKHCQMIQPNIGVVTNVGTAHIGNFGGSIRGIARAKSELIQHMRPRGVLFLNADDVNSRMLLTKGFKGRIFKVGINNPAQFKAFHIREEGNGVSFDLKLRGQVHTFHVPLPGRHNVYNALFAIAIAHCLGYPVSAMQRGLRRFARPQRRLSTFRGRDGIVIIDDTFSANPNAVRAAIDVLQQNKGPKIAVLGAMLEMGKYHVRGHKGVGRYIAKKGIDYLFTFGKNAALIGKGAVEAGFPAAKVIHCNTREVLHRKLLQKIQANSSILVKGSHKVKMNLTAAFLRKRFARQKSN; from the coding sequence ATGCCGGGGATACTCGGGAATAAAAGACCGATCATCGCGGTCACAGGGAGCGCCGGTAAAACGACGACAAAAGAGATGGTCGCTGCCATACTGAGCGCACGCAATAAAATATTTAAAAGCGTCCGCAACAAAAACACCTGGGTCAATACTCGCGCTTACAAAAAACAGATCAACGCTTCCCATCGCGCTGTTGTACTGGAGTATGGGATGCTGCGTGCCGGACAGATTAAAAAACACTGTCAGATGATTCAGCCCAACATCGGCGTGGTTACCAACGTTGGCACGGCTCATATCGGGAACTTTGGAGGCAGCATTCGCGGCATTGCGAGAGCCAAATCAGAGTTAATCCAGCATATGAGACCACGTGGAGTGTTGTTCCTCAATGCAGATGATGTCAACTCGCGCATGCTGTTAACCAAGGGATTCAAAGGGAGAATCTTTAAAGTCGGCATCAACAATCCCGCCCAGTTCAAAGCGTTTCATATTCGTGAAGAGGGTAACGGGGTCTCCTTTGATCTGAAGCTGAGGGGCCAGGTTCATACGTTTCACGTTCCGCTTCCTGGCCGCCACAATGTCTATAACGCACTGTTTGCGATTGCGATTGCCCACTGTCTGGGCTACCCGGTCTCCGCCATGCAGAGGGGATTAAGAAGATTTGCACGGCCACAGCGACGCTTAAGCACGTTCCGCGGCAGAGACGGAATCGTGATCATTGATGACACCTTTAGCGCCAATCCCAATGCCGTAAGAGCAGCCATTGACGTACTACAGCAAAATAAGGGGCCAAAAATTGCCGTGCTGGGTGCCATGCTGGAGATGGGGAAGTACCATGTGAGGGGGCATAAGGGCGTTGGTCGCTACATTGCTAAAAAAGGAATCGATTACCTGTTTACCTTTGGGAAGAATGCTGCTCTGATCGGGAAGGGCGCAGTGGAGGCAGGGTTTCCTGCCGCAAAAGTGATTCACTGCAATACGAGAGAGGTGCTGCATCGCAAGCTGTTGCAAAAGATCCAGGCTAACAGCTCCATCCTCGTCAAAGGTTCTCATAAAGTGAAGATGAATCTGACTGCCGCATTTTTGCGGAAACGCTTTGCAAGACAAAAGAGTAACTGA
- a CDS encoding DUF2642 domain-containing protein, protein MSHFKHYLGKPIILALPGKNQCEGVLMDYGLDILVIYDGQQFLYIPVHQLHHFRPSPRTDVQMEHPQVPPLDTHSDKISLRNILNHAKGRFIQIYVTGGQPIHGYITSMLNNYFVFYSPVYQTMFVSLQHLKWLIPYAHNKTPYTLGLDRLPVHPTTYVLPRTFEEQVKKREGQMVVFDLGDHPNKVGLLQKTDQNMVGVVAGDGTTTYWNLQHLNIMHLP, encoded by the coding sequence ATGAGCCATTTCAAGCATTACTTGGGAAAGCCAATCATTTTGGCATTGCCGGGAAAAAACCAGTGTGAAGGAGTCTTGATGGATTACGGCTTGGACATTTTGGTGATCTACGACGGCCAACAGTTCCTCTACATTCCCGTGCACCAGTTGCATCATTTTCGACCAAGTCCTCGCACGGATGTCCAGATGGAACACCCCCAGGTGCCCCCCTTGGATACGCACAGCGACAAAATCTCACTTCGCAATATTCTCAATCATGCCAAGGGCAGATTTATTCAAATTTACGTGACGGGTGGTCAACCGATTCATGGCTACATCACCAGCATGTTAAACAACTATTTTGTCTTTTACTCTCCGGTATACCAAACAATGTTTGTCTCATTACAACATCTAAAGTGGTTGATCCCCTACGCTCACAATAAGACACCGTACACGCTGGGCCTGGATCGACTGCCTGTACACCCAACCACTTACGTTTTGCCCCGCACATTTGAAGAACAGGTAAAAAAACGAGAGGGACAAATGGTAGTGTTTGATCTGGGCGATCATCCAAACAAAGTGGGGCTCCTGCAAAAAACAGATCAGAATATGGTCGGAGTAGTTGCAGGTGATGGTACAACCACATACTGGAATCTCCAACATCTGAACATCATGCATCTGCCTTAG
- a CDS encoding CapA family protein, giving the protein MTTRVKIAAVGDILMWRRQIASARVGNSNRYSFDNMFGAVAPYLRSADLTIGNLETTLSGRESQYERRNPKTGWPMFNCPDELAAALKRVGFNVLTTANNHCMDRGVRGLVRTLHVLDRHHLPHTGTFRNRQAAQTPLIKIVKGIKFGILAYTYGTNRIPVPQSKPWLVNRIQKPKILRDLKALRPKVDVIIVALHFGQEFKRYPNASQRSLVKTMFQQGADIILGAHPHVLQPMAFQHTSGTGPGLKKKFVIYSLGNFISDRMLNNIHADSGVILNINIQKNDQGEVSITHVNYIPTWVHQRVVKGKPRFRVLPIRRFLRNSNASLSAEARRTMRRVWKNTTSHLRGKPL; this is encoded by the coding sequence ATGACGACACGAGTAAAAATTGCTGCAGTTGGCGACATCTTGATGTGGAGAAGACAGATTGCCTCTGCGCGGGTGGGGAATAGCAATCGATACTCGTTTGACAACATGTTTGGAGCAGTAGCTCCTTATTTGCGGTCGGCTGATCTGACAATCGGCAACCTGGAGACGACCCTCTCCGGTCGAGAGTCGCAGTACGAGCGGCGCAATCCCAAGACAGGCTGGCCGATGTTCAACTGTCCGGATGAGTTGGCCGCTGCCTTAAAAAGAGTGGGTTTCAACGTTCTGACTACGGCCAACAACCACTGTATGGACCGAGGTGTGCGAGGGTTAGTCAGGACGCTTCATGTGCTGGACCGGCACCATTTGCCCCATACAGGAACGTTTCGCAACCGGCAGGCAGCCCAGACTCCTTTGATCAAAATAGTAAAAGGAATCAAATTTGGCATCCTTGCCTATACCTACGGCACCAACCGCATCCCGGTCCCCCAATCAAAGCCATGGCTGGTAAATCGAATTCAAAAGCCCAAGATTCTCAGGGATCTAAAAGCGCTTCGCCCAAAGGTTGACGTGATTATCGTTGCTTTGCACTTCGGGCAGGAGTTCAAAAGGTACCCCAATGCTTCGCAACGGTCGCTGGTGAAAACCATGTTTCAGCAGGGTGCGGACATTATCCTCGGTGCCCATCCTCACGTGCTGCAGCCAATGGCCTTCCAACACACAAGCGGAACCGGTCCAGGCTTGAAGAAGAAGTTCGTCATTTACTCGCTCGGCAACTTTATTTCCGATCGCATGCTAAACAACATCCATGCGGATAGCGGCGTCATTCTCAATATCAACATCCAGAAAAACGATCAGGGCGAGGTGTCCATCACACATGTCAATTATATTCCAACATGGGTTCATCAACGGGTTGTAAAGGGAAAACCACGCTTTCGGGTATTGCCGATCCGGCGGTTTTTACGGAACTCTAACGCGTCGCTGAGCGCTGAAGCACGGCGGACGATGCGCCGAGTCTGGAAGAATACGACTTCCCATCTTCGAGGAAAGCCGTTGTAG